From a single Rhodanobacteraceae bacterium genomic region:
- a CDS encoding proline--tRNA ligase yields the protein MRISRFHLATVKETPADADIVSQQLMLRAGMIRKIAAGIYTWSPLGLRAMRKVEAIVREEMNRAGALELLMPSIQPRELWEETERWQKFGGQLLKIKDRKDSEFCYGPTHEEVITDFARNELRSYKQLPINFYQIQTKFRDEIRPRFGVMRAREFLMKDAYSFHLDSECMQREYQNMYDAYTRIFTRLGLKFRAVAADTGAIGGSGSHEFHVLADSGEDAIAFTSEGNYAANVELAEAAAPAAPRAAPAESMTKVSTPTQKTCEEVAELLGLPLARTVKSVAVVGEQGFVLVLVRGDHSVNEIKLQKLAGLSEHRLATEAEIVDHLGSVPGFIGPVAPAKAITVIADRSVAALADMVVGANETGFHLSGVNWGRDLPEPDLVADVRNVVEGEPAPNGAGTWSIARGIEVGHVFQLGQKYAEAMGAQVLDETGKARTMFMGCYGIGVSRIVAAAIEQNHDASGIIWPEAIAPFHVAVLPLGMDRSERVREAAEKLYDELRTAGLDVLLDDRKGVRPGAMFADQELIGIPHRVVIGERGLDAGQYEYRSRRAEANEMKPVEGFVEWLVSAIRSPGA from the coding sequence ATGCGCATTTCCCGATTCCACCTTGCCACGGTCAAGGAAACTCCCGCTGATGCCGACATCGTCAGCCAGCAGCTGATGTTGCGTGCCGGCATGATCCGCAAGATCGCCGCCGGCATCTACACCTGGTCGCCGCTGGGCCTGCGCGCCATGCGCAAGGTCGAGGCCATCGTCCGCGAGGAAATGAATCGCGCTGGTGCCCTGGAGCTGCTGATGCCCTCGATCCAGCCGCGCGAGCTGTGGGAGGAAACCGAGCGCTGGCAGAAGTTCGGCGGCCAGCTGCTGAAGATCAAGGACCGAAAGGACTCCGAGTTCTGCTACGGCCCCACCCACGAGGAAGTGATCACCGATTTCGCCCGCAATGAACTGCGTTCGTACAAGCAGCTGCCGATCAATTTCTACCAGATCCAGACCAAGTTCCGCGACGAGATCCGGCCGCGTTTCGGCGTGATGCGGGCCCGCGAGTTCCTGATGAAGGACGCCTATTCCTTCCATCTGGACAGCGAGTGCATGCAACGCGAATACCAGAACATGTACGACGCCTACACCCGAATCTTCACTCGCCTGGGCCTGAAGTTCCGCGCCGTGGCTGCCGACACCGGCGCCATCGGTGGCTCGGGCTCGCACGAGTTCCATGTACTCGCCGACTCCGGCGAAGACGCCATCGCCTTCACCAGCGAGGGCAACTACGCCGCCAATGTCGAGCTGGCCGAGGCTGCGGCGCCGGCAGCGCCGCGTGCCGCGCCCGCCGAATCGATGACCAAGGTGTCCACGCCCACGCAGAAGACCTGCGAGGAAGTGGCCGAACTGCTCGGTCTGCCGCTGGCGCGCACGGTCAAGTCGGTCGCGGTGGTTGGCGAGCAGGGCTTCGTGCTGGTGCTGGTGCGCGGCGACCACTCGGTCAACGAGATCAAGCTGCAGAAGCTGGCCGGCCTGTCCGAGCATCGCCTTGCCACCGAGGCCGAGATCGTCGACCACCTGGGTTCGGTGCCCGGTTTCATCGGACCGGTGGCGCCGGCCAAGGCCATCACCGTGATCGCCGATCGCAGTGTGGCAGCGCTGGCCGATATGGTGGTCGGTGCCAACGAGACCGGCTTCCACCTGAGCGGCGTCAACTGGGGCCGCGACCTGCCCGAGCCCGATCTGGTGGCCGATGTGCGCAACGTGGTCGAAGGCGAGCCGGCACCAAACGGTGCTGGGACCTGGTCGATTGCGCGCGGAATCGAAGTTGGCCACGTCTTCCAGCTCGGACAGAAGTACGCCGAAGCCATGGGTGCGCAGGTGCTCGACGAGACCGGCAAGGCCCGCACCATGTTCATGGGCTGCTACGGCATCGGCGTCAGCCGCATCGTCGCCGCCGCCATCGAACAGAATCACGACGCCAGCGGCATCATCTGGCCGGAAGCCATCGCGCCCTTCCATGTGGCGGTGCTGCCGCTGGGCATGGATCGCAGCGAGCGCGTGCGCGAGGCCGCCGAGAAGCTCTATGACGAACTGCGCACTGCTGGTCTCGATGTGTTGCTCGACGACCGCAAGGGCGTGCGTCCTGGCGCCATGTTCGCCGACCAGGAACTCATCGGCATTCCCCACCGGGTGGTCATCGGCGAGCGCGGCCTGGATGCGGGGCAATACGAATATCGCTCACGCCGTGCCGAAGCCAACGAGATGAAGCCGGTCGAGGGATTTGTCGAGTGGCTGGTGAGCGCCATTCGCAGTCCGGGTGCCTGA
- a CDS encoding PspA/IM30 family protein: protein MIFQKLWSSLRAQLNKLANFFWEADPIAQMRYEYDKSVEELKSGRVGLEQYRGLVERVTRQVKEGEKHVAQLEAQAKAYLKAGDRATAAKFALEMEKAKKDLESNREQLTIHETSYNNSLMKIQHATKKLGEVRAKITKYDAEIKMSEAEAEVAKLSETFDFNVTTDFGQLEQVVQERIDKNRGAVRVAADLSSRGIAEIQAEQNMEQFMAEDALKRMEMDMGLVTPETAAPAPAQKELGPAQPN from the coding sequence ATGATCTTTCAAAAACTCTGGTCCTCGCTGCGCGCGCAGCTGAACAAGCTCGCCAACTTCTTCTGGGAGGCCGATCCGATCGCGCAGATGCGCTACGAGTACGACAAGTCGGTCGAGGAGCTCAAATCCGGTCGGGTGGGGCTTGAGCAGTATCGAGGTCTGGTCGAGCGCGTCACCCGCCAGGTCAAGGAAGGCGAGAAGCATGTGGCCCAGCTGGAAGCTCAGGCCAAGGCCTATCTGAAGGCCGGTGACCGCGCCACCGCGGCCAAGTTCGCGCTGGAGATGGAAAAGGCCAAGAAGGATCTGGAATCCAATCGCGAGCAGCTCACGATTCACGAGACCTCGTACAACAACAGCCTGATGAAGATTCAGCACGCCACCAAGAAACTTGGTGAGGTGCGGGCCAAGATCACCAAGTACGATGCCGAGATCAAGATGAGCGAGGCCGAGGCCGAAGTGGCCAAGCTCTCGGAGACCTTTGATTTCAACGTCACTACCGATTTTGGCCAGCTCGAACAGGTGGTGCAGGAACGCATCGACAAGAACCGTGGCGCCGTGCGCGTGGCCGCCGATCTGTCCAGCCGTGGCATCGCCGAGATCCAGGCCGAGCAGAACATGGAGCAGTTCATGGCCGAAGACGCCCTCAAGCGCATGGAAATGGACATGGGACTGGTGACGCCGGAAACAGCGGCCCCGGCACCGGCACAGAAGGAACTGGGTCCGGCGCAGCCGAATTGA
- a CDS encoding winged helix-turn-helix transcriptional regulator encodes MKPERTRRTAPAPILDLERFLPYRLSVLSNTVSHAIAEMYGERYQLSVTQWRVLAVVGRFPDLSAVEVAERTKMDKVAVSRAVAELIRDGRLDRSVDRKDRRRSVLNLSTDGRSVYNEVAPLALACEARLQSVLSNSERTALERILDKLTTAGVAMLLTGEDLGMNPRKVRAKP; translated from the coding sequence ATGAAACCCGAACGAACCAGGCGCACCGCCCCCGCCCCGATCCTCGACCTTGAACGCTTTCTGCCCTATCGATTGTCGGTGTTGTCGAACACCGTCAGCCATGCGATTGCCGAGATGTACGGCGAGCGCTATCAGCTCAGCGTGACCCAGTGGCGGGTGCTGGCGGTGGTTGGGCGTTTCCCCGATCTGTCAGCCGTGGAAGTGGCCGAGCGCACCAAGATGGACAAGGTGGCCGTGAGCCGCGCGGTGGCGGAACTGATCCGCGACGGCCGACTCGATCGCAGCGTGGATCGCAAGGATCGGCGGCGCTCGGTGCTGAACCTCAGCACCGACGGCAGATCCGTCTACAACGAAGTTGCGCCACTGGCGCTGGCCTGCGAGGCACGCCTGCAATCGGTGCTGAGCAACAGCGAACGCACCGCCCTGGAACGCATTCTGGACAAGCTGACCACCGCCGGGGTGGCCATGCTGCTGACCGGTGAAGACCTCGGCATGAATCCCCGCAAGGTGCGCGCCAAGCCCTGA
- a CDS encoding OmpA family protein: MNGQPKPGFYFVVLLVILALVGYGMYRLKTPGAEGGEPVTVNAGKDSSSSQAPTPPPTDGGAEAPDSEGITTVKEYAYVPSQRLPDVKGVSNYKPMSDRTVRFAINVWAGWAPIVYANGGFKPGKTWTTPGGQPFKVELVLIDDPVAMRDAYAAGDVQIGWATVDMLPLLLESLQKDSRVMPRIYQQIDWSNGGDGIVVRSNIKTASDLRGKTVVLAQNSPSHFFALNTLINSGVEPAEVDFRFTNTAFEAAAAFNADKNVAGVVSWAPDIYNLSDVKGNKLLVSTATANKLIADVWFARADFAKDNPDIMEGLVRGIFDAMVALDDQEAKQKVATWMAEGYALPASEALAMLPDAHWTNYAENREFFLNRNNPTNFERTFNTAYVMYRKIGAVASRVNFDQIVDFSVLQKLAGEPKYANQRSNYGINFAPMSASAIQSESPEILTKTVVIHFYPNSWDLFKKITKDKGGKTVEEQYDPNVDFVLEEIGKLAGSYGAARIVIEGHTDGSMRGQVPDSAVRELSTNRANAVKSELLRKFPTMDPNQFSAQGMGWSRVADASDPDNHAKNRRVEVKVYPLEAQ, encoded by the coding sequence ATGAACGGCCAACCCAAACCTGGTTTCTATTTCGTCGTCCTGCTGGTGATCCTGGCCCTGGTGGGCTACGGCATGTACCGCCTGAAAACGCCCGGCGCAGAAGGCGGCGAGCCGGTGACCGTCAATGCCGGCAAGGACAGCAGCTCTTCGCAGGCACCCACGCCGCCACCGACCGACGGCGGTGCCGAAGCGCCGGACTCCGAAGGCATCACCACCGTCAAGGAATACGCCTACGTGCCCAGCCAGCGGCTGCCGGACGTCAAGGGCGTGTCCAACTACAAGCCGATGAGCGATCGCACGGTGCGCTTTGCCATCAATGTCTGGGCCGGCTGGGCGCCGATTGTGTACGCCAATGGTGGCTTCAAGCCGGGCAAGACCTGGACCACGCCGGGTGGCCAGCCCTTCAAGGTCGAGCTGGTGCTGATCGATGATCCGGTGGCCATGCGCGATGCCTATGCCGCTGGCGATGTGCAGATCGGTTGGGCCACGGTGGACATGCTGCCGCTGCTGCTGGAAAGCCTGCAGAAGGACAGCCGGGTCATGCCGCGCATCTACCAGCAGATCGACTGGTCGAACGGTGGCGACGGTATTGTCGTGCGCAGCAACATCAAGACCGCATCGGATCTGCGTGGCAAGACGGTGGTGCTGGCGCAGAACAGCCCTTCGCACTTCTTCGCGCTGAACACGCTGATCAACTCCGGCGTCGAGCCGGCCGAGGTCGATTTCCGTTTCACCAACACCGCCTTCGAGGCCGCTGCCGCCTTCAACGCCGACAAGAACGTGGCCGGCGTGGTCTCCTGGGCGCCGGATATCTACAACCTGTCCGACGTCAAGGGCAACAAGCTGCTGGTGTCGACGGCCACTGCCAACAAGCTGATCGCCGACGTCTGGTTCGCCCGCGCCGATTTCGCCAAGGACAACCCGGACATCATGGAAGGCCTGGTGCGCGGCATCTTTGATGCGATGGTGGCTCTGGACGATCAGGAGGCCAAGCAGAAGGTCGCCACCTGGATGGCCGAAGGCTATGCGCTGCCCGCGTCCGAGGCCCTGGCCATGCTGCCGGATGCGCATTGGACCAACTACGCCGAAAACCGCGAGTTCTTCCTCAACCGCAACAATCCGACCAACTTCGAGCGCACCTTCAACACCGCCTACGTGATGTACCGCAAGATCGGGGCGGTGGCCTCGCGCGTGAATTTCGACCAGATCGTTGACTTCAGCGTGCTGCAGAAACTGGCGGGCGAGCCCAAGTACGCCAACCAGCGCTCCAACTACGGCATCAATTTTGCGCCGATGAGCGCCAGCGCCATCCAGTCGGAAAGCCCGGAAATCCTGACCAAGACCGTGGTCATCCATTTCTATCCAAACTCCTGGGATCTGTTCAAGAAGATCACCAAGGACAAGGGTGGCAAGACCGTGGAAGAGCAGTACGACCCGAACGTCGATTTCGTGCTCGAAGAGATCGGCAAGCTGGCTGGCTCCTACGGCGCCGCGCGCATCGTCATCGAAGGCCACACCGATGGCTCGATGCGTGGTCAGGTGCCCGATTCGGCCGTGCGCGAGCTCTCGACCAATCGCGCCAACGCGGTCAAGTCGGAATTGCTGCGCAAGTTCCCGACCATGGATCCGAACCAGTTCTCGGCGCAGGGCATGGGCTGGTCACGCGTCGCCGATGCCAGCGACCCTGACAACCACGCCAAGAACCGCCGCGTCGAGGTCAAGGTGTATCCGCTGGAGGCGCAGTAG
- a CDS encoding ParA family protein, with the protein MIRVVFNQKGGVGKSTIVCNLAAIAATRGQRTLVVDLDAQANSTHYLLGEAAEAAELGIADFFEESLSYRLRMRNPAEYVTVTPYENLTVMSADQRLSDLQTKLETKHKIYKLGEMLGGLKKEFDQIFIDTPPALNFYTLSALIAADRCLVPFDCDDFSRQALYRLLENVDEIRADHNKKLKVEGIVVNQFNARSNLPTRVVEELIAEKLPVLPQYISSSIKIKESHEAARPLIYLEPSHKLAQEYQALYDLLDKKKR; encoded by the coding sequence ATGATTCGTGTCGTGTTCAACCAGAAGGGCGGTGTAGGCAAGTCGACGATCGTCTGCAATCTGGCGGCCATAGCCGCTACTCGGGGGCAACGTACACTGGTGGTCGATCTCGATGCGCAGGCCAATTCCACGCACTATCTGCTGGGTGAGGCGGCCGAAGCGGCTGAACTCGGCATTGCCGACTTCTTCGAGGAATCCCTGTCCTACCGGCTGCGCATGCGCAATCCGGCCGAGTATGTGACCGTCACACCGTACGAGAATCTGACGGTGATGAGCGCCGATCAGCGCCTTTCGGACCTGCAGACCAAACTCGAGACCAAGCACAAGATCTACAAGCTCGGAGAAATGCTGGGCGGCCTGAAGAAGGAGTTCGACCAGATCTTCATCGACACCCCGCCGGCCCTCAATTTCTACACGCTTTCGGCACTGATTGCGGCTGACCGCTGTCTGGTACCGTTCGATTGCGACGACTTTTCCCGCCAGGCGCTGTACCGATTGCTCGAGAATGTCGACGAGATCCGCGCCGATCACAACAAGAAGCTCAAGGTCGAGGGCATCGTGGTCAATCAATTCAACGCGCGCTCGAATCTGCCGACGCGGGTGGTAGAGGAACTGATTGCCGAAAAGCTGCCGGTGCTGCCGCAGTACATCTCCAGCAGCATCAAGATCAAGGAGAGCCACGAGGCGGCCCGACCATTGATCTACCTTGAGCCCTCGCACAAGCTGGCGCAGGAATATCAGGCGCTGTATGACTTGCTGGACAAGAAGAAGCGTTGA
- a CDS encoding peptide MFS transporter, whose amino-acid sequence MSYNIPQGEFLGHPKGLFLLFGTEMWERFSYYGMRALLVLSLVALVESDNPGFGWTQAEALRLYGLFTGFVYFTPLIGGWLADNYLGQRKSIIIGGILMAAGQFLLASSIPGNLTLFYVGLILLVLGNGFFKPNISTMVAELYPDGDARRDGAFTIFYMGINVGAFLAPLVCSTLGENAAYGWKAGYFAAGVGMVLSVIIQLIFARKYLGDIGVVPAATRSKAMAGGAHKPLTKDEVDRLRVIFMLFVFVVLFWAAFEQAGGLMNLYAAEKTDRMLGGFEVPAGWFQSLNPLFIVILAPIFSVLWARMGAAGKNPPTPNKMVYGLILTGIGFLAMIGAAFQQGSDPSGKASMIWLVVAYFFHTMGELCISPVGLSMVTKLAPLRLASLMMGVWFLINFVANYAAGIIGSFAESLGEMSIFASLAGTLFGFAIVLWFLAPMLVRWMHGAER is encoded by the coding sequence ATGTCATACAACATTCCCCAGGGCGAGTTCCTGGGCCACCCGAAGGGGCTGTTCCTGCTCTTTGGAACCGAGATGTGGGAACGCTTCAGCTATTACGGCATGCGCGCGCTGCTGGTGCTGTCGCTGGTGGCTCTGGTCGAGTCGGACAATCCCGGATTCGGATGGACACAGGCCGAGGCACTGCGTCTCTATGGTCTGTTCACCGGATTTGTGTACTTCACGCCCCTGATTGGCGGTTGGCTGGCCGACAACTACCTCGGTCAGCGCAAGTCCATCATCATTGGCGGCATCCTGATGGCCGCGGGCCAGTTTCTGCTGGCTTCCTCGATTCCCGGAAATTTGACCCTCTTCTATGTCGGTCTGATCCTCCTGGTGCTCGGAAATGGGTTCTTCAAGCCGAACATTTCCACGATGGTCGCTGAGCTCTACCCAGACGGCGACGCCCGCCGCGACGGCGCCTTCACGATCTTCTATATGGGCATCAATGTGGGCGCCTTTCTTGCGCCGCTGGTGTGCTCCACGCTGGGTGAAAACGCAGCCTACGGATGGAAGGCAGGCTACTTCGCCGCGGGCGTTGGCATGGTGCTGAGCGTCATCATTCAGTTGATTTTCGCGCGCAAGTACCTCGGCGACATTGGTGTTGTCCCTGCCGCAACGCGATCCAAGGCGATGGCAGGTGGCGCCCACAAGCCGCTCACCAAGGACGAAGTCGATCGATTGCGTGTGATCTTCATGTTGTTCGTGTTCGTCGTGCTCTTCTGGGCTGCGTTCGAACAGGCAGGTGGCTTGATGAATCTCTACGCCGCCGAAAAAACCGACCGCATGCTGGGTGGATTCGAAGTACCTGCTGGTTGGTTCCAGTCCTTGAATCCGCTATTCATCGTCATTCTGGCGCCGATCTTCTCCGTACTGTGGGCGCGCATGGGAGCAGCGGGGAAGAATCCGCCTACACCGAACAAGATGGTTTACGGTTTGATCCTGACTGGCATCGGCTTTCTGGCGATGATCGGCGCGGCATTCCAGCAGGGTTCCGACCCCAGCGGCAAGGCGAGCATGATCTGGTTGGTCGTTGCCTATTTCTTCCACACGATGGGCGAGCTCTGCATTTCCCCGGTCGGCCTGTCGATGGTGACCAAGCTGGCACCCTTGCGTTTGGCCTCCCTGATGATGGGTGTGTGGTTCCTGATCAATTTCGTCGCCAACTACGCAGCCGGCATCATCGGGTCGTTCGCTGAGTCCTTGGGGGAGATGTCGATCTTTGCCAGTCTGGCCGGAACGCTGTTTGGTTTCGCCATCGTGTTGTGGTTCCTGGCGCCAATGCTGGTGCGCTGGATGCACGGCGCCGAGCGCTGA
- a CDS encoding DUF2189 domain-containing protein: MQPDPKPAREDERPFVVPCADLTPAAPLRWLRLGWQDFKREPGLSLIFGGVIVLVSVGVSALAWWLGRFALLATLLSGFVFIAPLLAVGLYCVSRELGAGRQPALRHSFTLARRVMGQAGVFALAQLVILLLWSRAGMMINVFFPAEAGDAASLIEFLAIGSAVGSIFAAVTFATAAFSLPMIADRDVDMITACISSVNAVLRNKFTMCCWAGLIVLLTALGFATAFLGLAIIMPWLAYAAWHAYRETLDASAWPEM; encoded by the coding sequence ATGCAGCCAGATCCGAAGCCCGCGCGCGAGGATGAACGGCCCTTTGTGGTGCCTTGTGCCGATCTGACGCCAGCGGCGCCACTGCGCTGGTTGCGTCTGGGCTGGCAGGATTTCAAACGCGAACCCGGCCTCAGCCTGATCTTCGGTGGCGTCATCGTGCTGGTCAGCGTCGGCGTGTCGGCGCTGGCCTGGTGGCTCGGCCGCTTCGCCCTGCTGGCAACCTTGCTGTCGGGATTCGTGTTCATCGCTCCCTTGCTGGCGGTGGGGCTGTACTGCGTCAGTCGTGAACTCGGGGCCGGTCGCCAACCGGCGCTGCGGCATTCGTTCACGCTGGCCCGTCGGGTCATGGGGCAAGCCGGAGTGTTCGCGCTGGCCCAGCTGGTGATTCTGTTGCTGTGGTCGCGCGCGGGCATGATGATCAATGTGTTTTTCCCGGCCGAGGCGGGCGATGCGGCCTCGCTGATCGAGTTCCTGGCGATCGGCTCGGCAGTCGGGTCGATCTTTGCTGCTGTCACCTTCGCCACCGCCGCCTTTTCGCTGCCGATGATTGCCGACCGCGATGTCGACATGATCACCGCCTGCATCTCCAGCGTGAACGCGGTGCTGCGCAACAAGTTCACCATGTGCTGCTGGGCCGGCTTGATCGTGCTGCTGACGGCGCTCGGCTTCGCCACCGCCTTCCTTGGCCTCGCCATCATCATGCCCTGGCTGGCCTATGCCGCCTGGCACGCCTACCGCGAAACCCTGGATGCCTCAGCCTGGCCGGAGATGTAG
- a CDS encoding electron transfer flavoprotein subunit beta/FixA family protein, which yields MKILVGLKRVVDYTVRVQVKPDGSGVAIDGVKMSVNPFDEIALEEALRLREAGKADEVVVMSIGQQSSMQQIDTGLAMGANRGILIKSEGPVQSLTAARAFAKIVEKEQPGLVILGKQAIDDDSNQTAQMLAALLDRPQATFASKVEVEGNVAKVTREVDVGLETLEVDLPAVISVDLRLNTPRFIKLPDIMKAKSKPRETLELSSLGIESGDHLQVTHYAPPAKRQKGVMVKDVPELIAALKGKGLL from the coding sequence ATGAAGATTCTGGTCGGTTTGAAGCGAGTGGTGGACTACACGGTCCGCGTGCAGGTGAAGCCGGATGGCTCGGGCGTGGCCATCGATGGCGTCAAGATGAGCGTCAATCCCTTCGACGAGATTGCGCTCGAAGAAGCCCTGCGCCTGCGCGAGGCCGGCAAGGCGGATGAAGTGGTGGTCATGTCCATCGGCCAGCAGAGCTCGATGCAGCAGATCGACACGGGCCTGGCCATGGGCGCCAACCGCGGCATCCTGATCAAGAGCGAGGGTCCGGTGCAGTCGCTGACCGCGGCGCGCGCCTTTGCCAAGATCGTCGAGAAGGAGCAGCCGGGCCTGGTGATCCTGGGCAAGCAGGCCATCGACGACGATTCCAATCAGACGGCGCAGATGCTCGCCGCGCTGCTCGATCGGCCGCAAGCCACCTTTGCCAGCAAGGTCGAAGTCGAAGGCAATGTCGCCAAGGTGACGCGCGAAGTCGACGTCGGTCTGGAAACCCTGGAAGTCGACCTGCCGGCCGTGATCAGCGTCGATCTGCGCCTGAACACGCCACGCTTCATCAAGCTGCCCGACATCATGAAGGCCAAGAGCAAGCCGCGCGAAACCCTGGAGCTCTCAAGCCTGGGCATCGAGTCCGGCGACCACCTGCAGGTGACCCACTACGCCCCGCCCGCCAAGCGTCAGAAAGGCGTGATGGTCAAGGATGTGCCGGAGCTGATCGCGGCGCTGAAAGGGAAGGGATTGCTGTAG
- the hppD gene encoding 4-hydroxyphenylpyruvate dioxygenase, whose amino-acid sequence MNAELQSAETPTGMPNPLGIHGFEFVEFAAPDAAGLHALFRSMGFTAVAKHARKAITLYRQGGVNFLVNEEPDSFAADFAAQHGPCACGFAIRVRDGEEVCAEVTTRGAEVISHKADTRAVDAPVIKGIGDCMLYLVTDGTDPYAADFVYFDGVDREPIGFGLTFIDHLTHNLYFGNMEKWSNYYERLFGFREIRYFDIKGAKTGLVSKAMTAPDGIVRIPLNESNDPKSQINEYLDQYHGEGIQHIACFTDDIYGTVEAMRAAGVSFLHTPDTYFDVIDERVPGHGEDVARMTRNRILIDADPETKTKKLLQIFTETNIGPIFFEIIQRKGNEGFGEGNFKALFESIERDQMRRGVL is encoded by the coding sequence ATGAACGCAGAGCTTCAGTCCGCCGAAACGCCGACCGGTATGCCCAATCCGCTCGGCATCCACGGTTTCGAATTCGTCGAATTTGCGGCGCCCGATGCGGCCGGCCTGCATGCGCTGTTCCGCAGCATGGGCTTCACCGCGGTCGCGAAACACGCGCGCAAGGCAATCACACTGTATCGCCAGGGCGGCGTCAACTTCCTGGTCAACGAAGAGCCTGATTCCTTTGCCGCCGACTTCGCCGCACAGCATGGTCCCTGCGCCTGCGGCTTTGCCATACGCGTGCGCGACGGTGAGGAAGTCTGTGCCGAAGTGACCACCCGCGGCGCCGAAGTGATCAGCCACAAGGCCGACACCCGGGCGGTAGACGCGCCGGTGATCAAGGGCATCGGTGACTGCATGCTGTATCTGGTGACCGACGGTACCGATCCCTACGCCGCCGACTTTGTGTATTTCGACGGCGTCGATCGCGAGCCGATCGGTTTCGGCCTGACCTTCATCGATCACCTGACCCACAATCTGTATTTCGGCAACATGGAAAAGTGGTCGAACTACTACGAGCGCCTGTTCGGTTTCCGCGAGATCCGCTACTTCGACATCAAGGGCGCCAAGACCGGTCTGGTGTCCAAGGCCATGACCGCGCCCGATGGCATCGTGCGGATACCGCTGAACGAGTCGAACGATCCCAAGTCCCAAATCAACGAATACCTCGATCAGTACCACGGCGAGGGCATCCAGCATATCGCCTGTTTCACCGACGACATCTACGGCACGGTCGAGGCCATGCGTGCGGCCGGCGTGAGCTTTCTACATACGCCTGACACCTATTTTGATGTCATCGACGAGCGCGTCCCCGGACATGGGGAAGACGTGGCCCGGATGACCAGGAACCGCATCCTGATCGACGCCGATCCGGAGACCAAGACCAAGAAGTTGCTGCAGATCTTCACCGAGACCAACATCGGCCCGATCTTTTTCGAGATCATTCAGCGCAAGGGCAATGAAGGTTTCGGCGAGGGCAATTTCAAGGCTCTGTTCGAGTCCATCGAACGCGACCAGATGCGCCGCGGCGTGCTTTAG
- a CDS encoding electron transfer flavoprotein subunit alpha/FixB family protein — protein MSRILIIAEHLNGQLNQSTAKCVSCASGIAGAEIEVVVLAADPAPIAAQAATIAGVSRVRTIANAANEQALAAVYAPQILAIAGDYTHVFGPSTTFGKDLMPRIAAKLGVSQLSDIMEVVDAHTYKRPIYAGNAIITVKAPAAQTVVATVRTASYPAAAMSAGPAPIEAASVDAALPTHTRFVGLQQGGGDRPDLQTARIVVSGGRALGSAEQFKLIYDFADKLKAGVGASRAAVDSGYAPNDMQVGQTGKIIAPELYVAVGISGAIQHLTGIKDAGTIVAINKDAEAPIFEVADIGLVGDLFKVLPEMMAAL, from the coding sequence ATGTCCCGCATCCTCATCATCGCCGAACACCTGAACGGTCAGCTCAACCAGAGCACGGCCAAGTGCGTCAGCTGCGCTTCCGGCATCGCCGGTGCCGAGATCGAAGTCGTCGTACTGGCGGCCGATCCGGCGCCGATTGCGGCGCAGGCTGCCACCATCGCTGGTGTCAGCCGCGTGCGTACCATTGCCAATGCCGCCAACGAGCAGGCGCTGGCGGCGGTGTATGCGCCGCAGATTCTGGCCATCGCCGGCGACTACACCCATGTTTTCGGTCCCTCGACCACCTTCGGCAAGGATCTGATGCCGCGGATTGCCGCCAAGCTGGGCGTGAGCCAGCTCAGCGACATCATGGAAGTGGTTGACGCCCACACCTACAAGCGTCCGATCTACGCCGGCAACGCCATCATCACGGTCAAGGCGCCCGCAGCTCAGACCGTGGTCGCCACGGTGCGCACGGCTTCCTATCCGGCAGCGGCGATGAGCGCTGGTCCGGCACCGATTGAAGCCGCCAGTGTTGATGCCGCGCTGCCCACGCACACGCGTTTCGTTGGCCTGCAGCAGGGTGGTGGCGATCGCCCCGATCTGCAGACCGCGCGTATCGTGGTCTCCGGCGGCCGCGCGCTCGGCAGTGCCGAACAGTTCAAGCTGATCTACGACTTTGCCGACAAGCTCAAGGCCGGCGTCGGTGCGTCGCGCGCCGCGGTAGATTCGGGCTATGCGCCCAATGACATGCAGGTTGGCCAGACCGGCAAGATCATCGCTCCCGAGCTGTACGTGGCGGTCGGTATTTCCGGTGCCATCCAGCATCTCACCGGCATCAAGGACGCCGGCACCATCGTCGCCATCAACAAGGATGCGGAAGCGCCGATCTTTGAAGTGGCCGACATCGGCCTCGTCGGCGATCTTTTCAAGGTGCTGCCGGAGATGATGGCCGCGCTCTGA